The DNA window TGGCCAACGCTCAGGCTTTGGCTAAGGATTCTGGTTCCAAAGCGGTCTCCGTTGACGTCACAGACGATGCGTCTCTGGACAGCGCGCTCTCTTCTAACGATTTGGTCATCTCTTTGATTCCTTACATTTTCCACCCAAACGTGGTCAGAAGTGCCATCAGATTGAAGAAAGATGTGGTCACCTCTTCTTACATCTCTCCAGCTCTGAGGGAGTTGGAACCGGAAATTAAGGCAGCCGGTATCACTGTTATGAACGAAATTGGGTTGGACCCAGGTATCGACCATTTGTACGCAGTAAAGACCATTGACGAAGTGCATCGTGTCGGTGGTAAGATCAAGTCCTTCCTGTCCTACTGTGGTGGTTTGCCAGCCCCAGAGGACTCGGACAATCCTCTCGGATACAAATTCTCCTGGTCGTCTAGAGGTGTGTTGCTAGCTTTGAGAAACTCTGCCAAGTACTGGAAGGACGGTAAAATCGTCGAGATTGCATCCGAGGATTTGATGACCTCTGCGAAACCGTACTTTATCTACCCTGGGTATGCGTTTGTCTGCTATCCAAACAGAGACTCCACCGTTTTCAAGGAACTGTATCATATTCCAGAAGCGGATACTATCATAAGAGGTACCTTGAGATACCAAGGTTTCCCAGAGTTTGTCAAAGTTCTAGTGGACATGGGTATgttgaaagaggaagaatCTGACATCTGGAAAAAACCAACCCCATGGAATGATGCGCTATCCCAATATTTGGGTGCCAAATCCAATTCAAAGGCGGACATAATCTCGAAGATTGATTCGTTAACGAAATGGGAGTCCGATGAGGACAGAGAGAGAATCCTATCAGGTTTGGCGTGGTTGGGTCTATTCTCTAACACTCCTATAACACCAAGAGCAAACCCATTGGACTCCCTTTGTGCTCGTTTAGAGGAATTGATGCAGTACGAGGAAGGAGAACGTGACATGGTCGTGTTACAGCACAAATTTGGTATCGAGTGGGCCGACGGCACCACTGAAACAAGGACATCTACACTGGTGGATTACGGTAAACTCGGTGGCTACAGTTCGATGGCTGCCACTGTTGGTCTTCCAGTATCCGTCGCTACAAAACTCGTTCTCGATGGCACTATAAAGGGTCCAGGTCTTGTCGCCCCTTACAGTCCAGAGATAAACGACCCAATCatgaaggaattgaaggatAAGTACGGCATctacttgaaggaaaagacAGTCACCTAATTCATTTTATAAATATCTCCTTTGTCTAGACTTCAAGTAGCACCGCACCTTcaacatatatatatatataaagtTATTTACAGGCATGTCTAATCGTTTCCGTGTACGGTACTACGCTCACATCTGCAACAGTATACTCCTCTTATAAGTGGCATGCCTCCTAAGGGCGTACATTGTACTGtctaaatttttttgtctaTACGATGATACACTTTTTGAAACATGAGAAAAACTTTGAGACGGCAAGATTATTTTAAAGGATCGTTGTACTGTCTTGTCGGGATAGCTAAGGGATCTACGCTAGTTTATTCACAATGTCGCATGTTGGTGTTCAAGAGCACGGTATTTGGAACAAATTTCGAGCTTCTACAAAATCCTTGTCGAGCTCCTTCTCCCAGCTTTCAACTAAATCGGAAAGGGATGGAGATACACCGTCCACCACGATTGTCCATAAAGCTATTGTGAAGTTTTatgaacaacaagaaccaTTCCAAGGGTTTCCAGGGTGGCTGGGACACAAAGAAGATCTACCAGATGAGCAGAAAGTGTTAAGGAAGCAAACGGAGCATTTAGCAAAGCAGGCTAAACCTTCCAAGCTACGGTCTTTGAGGAGGGCGGCCACCGATATAACACACAGTCACTCTGATAGCCCCTCAACAAATAACACGTCTAGTAATGGGTTCCAGTTCGGAAGCTCCGGTATTTCTGATGGGAGACGACCCACAGCTGGGATGTCTTTCCATTCTATCTACAAAAAAGATGACCAATTCGGCCTAGACATCAATGATTCAGGATTCAGCTCTCAACCAGATAGCTATCGCGGTAGTCCTGGTATTCCAGAGAATAGCGGTGCGAATAACTCCTCTCCCTCTGCAGGCTCTGGGAATAGTATACCAACAAAACCTGCTAGCTCATCTGATTTGATGAGCGCGAGGTTGAAGAGGAGAGCGACGAGGGAAAGATTTTGATCAGAAACTTTGAATGGCGtgtttattattattgtgTTATGGATAAAATTAAGTAAGAATACGAAAATGATATATGTATGACAGTTCAGGTAAGTTTGTTGCATTTTTATTACAAAATTTCCCTGATGGGAGGGGCCCGTTTATCAAAAGATCTTACTCTTGCAGGCCTGGTCCTTGGTTCCATGGTGTACTCCAAATAGTTATGCTGGACGAGTACTTTCGGTTGGATTATCACTTTGGTTAGGAAAACCACAGCAAATAAGATACAAATCCCTGCCACaattaaaaaaatgacACCTAAGGAGACGTTCCTTGCGCCGATAATGTGATTATTGGTCAGCACAAACGATTTCGTCCCATTGAACGATAATACGGGGTAATTCAGACCGAGGTCCATCGTATAAATTCCCTCATGTAGGATGTCGCTTTTATCGTCATTCTTTAATGCCAGTTTATAGAATTTTGGCAACGCGGCAGTCCGCATCCATACTTGAAATTCTTGCCATGTATGCAAATTCGGTATATTATCATCGTTGTATCCGTTCGGAAACATTTTGGCCCAGTTCGGTGGTGGTACAATTTGAGAGGCGTTATATTTCGTCGAACCAAAATTACTTCTATCGCTTGACCATGATATATCGCTGTTGCTCAGTGGGTAGCTAGCTGAGGTATTTTCTTGGTTAAACAGTCGCAAGTCAAATGTGTCATTAAACATTGAGTTTGCGATCAGTCCACATGGATAAACAATCTTATTGTCTTGTTCCCTCAGTGGCTTGCAATGTGTCGTCAGATCATCCACTGAAAGTGCATCACCCTTCAACTGGTTTTCGTCAAAGGATATCACGTATTTCCTATGATTTTGATTGAATTTGGTCAGCTTATAATACACATAAATTGATGAATCGATTTCACTGGGTACCTGGAACTGCAGGCGACATGTCATGTTTTCGGGATCGTTCTGATCATTCTTCACCAAAGTCCACTTAGGTTGCATGGTcaccttttttttgaaatgaTAGTCCACGTACTGAGCGGGGATAGTCTTGAACTCCCCATTTGTAGGGGCCTCTAAGTGGCACGTTTGGTAATCAATCGTTATATTCTGGACATTTACAGCACTAATCACCAGCCCCACTCCGATAGGTGCAAAAATACACGCAATTAATATCAGGACAGGTAACACACTCTGTGGAGAAAGGTCCGGTTGCCATGCCTTCAATCGTTGCTGCCGGAAATCTGTGTTTAGAGGCCGCCTACTATGTCTACCAGGCGGCTTGGGCCACCGAAAGGACAGTTTCATGGTACTTTGTACGCTCCAGAAGTCTGCAGTAGGGGGCGGACAGTAGCCTCGGTCTATCGTTGAACACCACCGCTGATAGTTTCTCAACCGGAAGTTAATGAGCAACATTAAAGTTCGttaatgaacaaaaaaatcgatAAATTTCGACCTTATTAAAGAGGGAACGATTACATTCGAACAGTTTCATTTAAGAACGTGGTTCAAAAGCTGTCAAAAGATATCGTTAAATGGGCTATGTATGACAAGAATATTGTATTTAATTTCGCGAGTAGAGATGGGGCTCGTTAGTGCATGTTCGTAGACCAGGTTCATCCTCGTTTCGTGAAAAACCCTCTGTGACTGTTGCTTCTAGACCTATTGGCGTTTGGAGTGTAGGATATCTTACCGTAGGAGTTGTTATCTCCGTATATCAAGGAGCTGTTGTCCGTTTGCATTAGACTCATAGAGCTGAAATCACAAAAGGGATCATCGCTTGGTAGCCCCTCCTCGTTTTCCACCTCTTCCTCGAACATATCCCTTTCTCTAACGGCAACAGCAGTGTCTCGATCTTTA is part of the Huiozyma naganishii CBS 8797 chromosome 4, complete genome genome and encodes:
- the LYS9 gene encoding saccharopine dehydrogenase (NADP+, L-glutamate-forming) (similar to Saccharomyces cerevisiae LYS9 (YNR050C); ancestral locus Anc_6.376); protein product: MTKNVLLLGSGFVAQPVVDTLSADPNFNVTVGCRTLANAQALAKDSGSKAVSVDVTDDASLDSALSSNDLVISLIPYIFHPNVVRSAIRLKKDVVTSSYISPALRELEPEIKAAGITVMNEIGLDPGIDHLYAVKTIDEVHRVGGKIKSFLSYCGGLPAPEDSDNPLGYKFSWSSRGVLLALRNSAKYWKDGKIVEIASEDLMTSAKPYFIYPGYAFVCYPNRDSTVFKELYHIPEADTIIRGTLRYQGFPEFVKVLVDMGMLKEEESDIWKKPTPWNDALSQYLGAKSNSKADIISKIDSLTKWESDEDRERILSGLAWLGLFSNTPITPRANPLDSLCARLEELMQYEEGERDMVVLQHKFGIEWADGTTETRTSTLVDYGKLGGYSSMAATVGLPVSVATKLVLDGTIKGPGLVAPYSPEINDPIMKELKDKYGIYLKEKTVT
- the MSO1 gene encoding Mso1p (similar to Saccharomyces cerevisiae MSO1 (YNR049C); ancestral locus Anc_6.375) is translated as MSHVGVQEHGIWNKFRASTKSLSSSFSQLSTKSERDGDTPSTTIVHKAIVKFYEQQEPFQGFPGWLGHKEDLPDEQKVLRKQTEHLAKQAKPSKLRSLRRAATDITHSHSDSPSTNNTSSNGFQFGSSGISDGRRPTAGMSFHSIYKKDDQFGLDINDSGFSSQPDSYRGSPGIPENSGANNSSPSAGSGNSIPTKPASSSDLMSARLKRRATRERF
- the KNAG0D00200 gene encoding putative aminophospholipid translocase regulatory protein (similar to Saccharomyces cerevisiae CDC50 (YCR094W) and YNR048W; ancestral locus Anc_6.374): MKLSFRWPKPPGRHSRRPLNTDFRQQRLKAWQPDLSPQSVLPVLILIACIFAPIGVGLVISAVNVQNITIDYQTCHLEAPTNGEFKTIPAQYVDYHFKKKVTMQPKWTLVKNDQNDPENMTCRLQFQVPSEIDSSIYVYYKLTKFNQNHRKYVISFDENQLKGDALSVDDLTTHCKPLREQDNKIVYPCGLIANSMFNDTFDLRLFNQENTSASYPLSNSDISWSSDRSNFGSTKYNASQIVPPPNWAKMFPNGYNDDNIPNLHTWQEFQVWMRTAALPKFYKLALKNDDKSDILHEGIYTMDLGLNYPVLSFNGTKSFVLTNNHIIGARNVSLGVIFLIVAGICILFAVVFLTKVIIQPKVLVQHNYLEYTMEPRTRPARVRSFDKRAPPIREIL